One Salmo salar chromosome ssa01, Ssal_v3.1, whole genome shotgun sequence DNA window includes the following coding sequences:
- the LOC106605192 gene encoding mRNA decay activator protein ZFP36L2-A, giving the protein MRDLLRQTSEKEMSANMLSALYDIDMLYKQDKTMNMNAMNHINSMLDNKAVGAPVTPTQSSNSFSFAPGFFRRNSTSNMEAMINSNKYSVNSYGNLKESTSSSAAIMNKENKFRDRAYSENSDRSQQLQKPGSQINSTRYKTELCRPFEENGACKYGEKCQFAHGYHELRNLSRHPKYKTEPCRTFHTIGFCPYGPRCHFIHNADERRPAPINANMQGEPKSARELCGYGQRDVVPQQGGHNRDRPKLHHSQSFSGFSSHHGLESPLLESPTSRTPPPPSSCSPNYYEDILSPNSMSCVNSAFNFPGQDLKALLAPLAMHTQNGYANNQFNAYYGNIQANVCPPSPPSYNMSHLQSLRRLNESPVFDSPPSPPDSLSDLESYASGSLSSSGSLSGSESPSLDAGKRLPIFSRLSISDD; this is encoded by the exons ATGAGAGATCTACTGCGACAAACATCCGAAAAAGAGATGTCTGCAAACATGCTGTCCGCTTTGTACGACATCGACATGCTTTACAAG CAAGATAAAACCATGAACATGAACGCTATGAACCACATCAATAGCATGCTGGATAATAAAGCGGTGGGGGCTCCAGTGACACCTACACAAAGTTCCAACAGTTTTTCTTTCGCGCCGGGATTTTTCCGTAGAAACTCGACCAGCAACATGGAAGCAATGATCAACAGCAACAAGTACTCCGTCAACTCCTACGGTAACTTGAAGGAGAGCACGAGCAGCAGCGCTGCCATTATGAACAAGGAGAACAAGTTCCGTGACAGAGCATACAGCGAGAACAGTGACCGCAGCCAGCAGCTGCAGAAGCCGGGCTCTCAGATCAACTCCACGCGCTACAAGACCGAACTCTGCAGGCCCTTCGAGGAGAACGGAGCATGCAAATATGGAGAGAAGTGCCAGTTTGCTCACGGCTACCACGAGCTGAGAAACTTGTCTCGTCACCCCAAGTACAAAACCGAGCCCTGTCGCACTTTCCACACTATTGGCTTCTGCCCCTACGGTCCCCGCTGTCATTTTATCCACAACGCTGATGAACGCAGACCTGCTCCAATCAATGCCAACATGCAGGGTGAACCCAAGTCGGCACGGGAGCTCTGTGGCTATGGTCAAAGGGACGTTGTTCCGCAGCAAGGTGGGCACAACCGGGACAGACCAAAGCTTCACCACAGCCAGAGTTTCTCTGGCTTTTCCAGCCACCATGGGCTTGAGTCGCCACTGCTCGAGAGCCCCACGTCGCGCACCCCACCACCCCCCTCTTCTTGCTCTCCCAACTATTATGAGGACATTTTGTCTCCCAACTCCATGTCTTGTGTGAACAGTGCATTCAATTTTCCTGGGCAGGACCTGAAAGCCTTACTTGCTCCCCTTGCCATGCATACTCAGAACGGCTATGCCAACAACCAGTTCAATGCCTACTACGGAAACATTCAAGCTAACGTgtgccctccttctcccccttcaTACAACATGAGCCACTTGCAGTCCCTGCGCCGCCTCAACGAGTCGCCGGTGTTCGACTCACCTCCTAGCCCGCCTGACTCCCTCTCAGACCTGGAGAGCTATGCGAGCGGGTCCCTCAGCTCTTCTGGGAGCCTCAGCGGCTCAGAGTCCCCGAGTTTGGATGCTGGGAAACGTCTGCCAATCTTCAGCAGGTTGTCGATTTCAGATGACTAA